The Agarilytica rhodophyticola genome has a window encoding:
- a CDS encoding FeoA family protein: MTLAELKQNQLSRITGFSQTGETLNRLQTLGVIPGATAKILRSAPLGDPLQVRVDNTLLSIRAADAKQIHVECL; this comes from the coding sequence ATGACGCTTGCAGAACTAAAACAGAACCAATTAAGCCGCATTACCGGCTTTTCTCAAACAGGCGAAACATTAAACCGTCTGCAAACTCTCGGCGTAATTCCCGGCGCGACAGCTAAAATACTTCGCAGCGCGCCATTGGGTGACCCATTGCAAGTGCGTGTCGACAATACTTTGTTAAGTATTCGCGCTGCAGATGCCAAACAAATTCATGTGGAATGTTTATGA
- the feoB gene encoding ferrous iron transport protein B — translation MKTFRIALAGNPNCGKTTLFNDLTGSRQKVANWAGVTVEKKTGIFKLDQHHIDVTDLPGIYSLNSEDRGLDEEIARNFLYQDAPDLVFNIVDAANLNRHLLLTQELLALGCPTIVILNMMDVARQQGVEIDIEQLQNRLGVPVVPIVASRNEGLPELRTLTQKIIEQPDFLNTPNSAIVGSESSLAERYHWIKEQTGDVVMFSPQTTSLTEKIDRIVLNRWLGIPIFLLMMYLMFMLAINLGAVFIDFFDIFLGALLVDSLGGALGSIGAPDWLVTIVADGIGGGIQLVGTFIPVIGFLYLCLSVLEDSGYMARAAFVVDRLMSRIGLPGNSFVPLIIGFGCNVPSVMASRSLTREQDRLLTIAMAPFMSCGARLTVYALFAAAFFPNNGTTIVFALYMCGILVAVFTGWLFRKTLFSGQASPSFQEMPAYHIPTLRNILTTSWHRLRGFIVRAGSTIIKVVTVLTIVNSIGIDGSFGNQDSQDSMLSKIGKTLTPVLAPIGVKEENWPATVGIFTGVFAKEAVVGTLDALYQDVAGESADEQDDSSLLNSTVEAFVSIGNNLLDLSNALLDPIGLGSVSDSADEQGVSNTGLRAMQSLFETHFAAFCYLVLILLYTPCVAVIGAMQRESGWYWSSLVVAWSSFLAYWTASCLYQIGTFMQHPKFSIPWLLGASAAMYLAVLGLRRLGEKSLSKNENIIASSR, via the coding sequence ATGAAAACATTTCGTATAGCATTAGCTGGCAACCCAAACTGCGGAAAAACAACGCTTTTCAATGATTTAACCGGCTCCAGACAAAAAGTTGCCAATTGGGCGGGGGTAACTGTTGAAAAGAAGACGGGGATTTTTAAACTCGACCAACATCATATCGATGTGACCGATCTACCAGGAATTTATTCTTTGAATTCTGAGGATCGGGGCCTCGATGAAGAAATAGCACGCAATTTTCTCTATCAAGACGCTCCCGATTTGGTCTTCAACATTGTTGATGCCGCCAACCTTAATAGACACCTGCTTCTTACCCAGGAATTACTAGCATTAGGATGTCCCACGATCGTTATCCTTAATATGATGGATGTGGCGCGCCAACAGGGTGTCGAGATCGATATCGAGCAGTTGCAAAATCGTCTTGGCGTGCCAGTAGTACCAATAGTAGCCAGCCGTAATGAAGGCTTACCTGAACTGCGCACCCTAACCCAAAAAATTATTGAGCAACCCGATTTCTTAAATACGCCGAACTCAGCGATTGTCGGCTCAGAAAGCTCTCTTGCCGAGCGCTACCACTGGATTAAAGAACAGACCGGTGATGTGGTCATGTTCTCCCCGCAGACCACATCTCTTACGGAAAAAATTGATCGGATAGTGCTAAATCGATGGCTAGGTATCCCGATTTTCCTGTTAATGATGTACTTGATGTTTATGCTAGCCATTAACTTGGGTGCGGTATTTATAGATTTTTTTGATATCTTCCTGGGGGCTTTATTGGTTGATAGCCTTGGCGGCGCACTCGGTAGTATCGGAGCTCCAGACTGGTTAGTTACTATCGTCGCCGATGGTATTGGCGGTGGCATTCAACTGGTAGGCACATTTATTCCCGTTATTGGCTTTTTATACCTTTGTCTTAGCGTACTTGAAGATTCTGGTTATATGGCGCGAGCCGCTTTTGTGGTCGACCGTTTGATGTCAAGAATTGGCTTGCCAGGCAACTCCTTTGTGCCGCTCATTATTGGCTTTGGCTGTAACGTACCATCAGTGATGGCCTCTCGTTCACTTACCCGTGAGCAAGATCGCCTGTTAACTATTGCCATGGCACCATTTATGTCGTGTGGGGCAAGACTTACAGTTTATGCTTTATTTGCCGCCGCTTTCTTTCCTAATAATGGCACCACCATAGTTTTTGCGCTATATATGTGTGGAATATTAGTGGCTGTTTTTACAGGCTGGCTATTTCGAAAAACACTGTTTTCTGGTCAAGCATCACCATCCTTTCAAGAGATGCCTGCCTATCACATTCCAACCTTACGTAATATTCTCACCACCAGTTGGCACAGGCTACGAGGCTTTATTGTAAGAGCCGGCAGCACCATAATTAAAGTGGTTACAGTGCTGACGATTGTCAATTCCATTGGTATTGACGGCAGTTTTGGCAATCAAGACAGCCAAGATTCAATGCTAAGTAAAATAGGCAAGACCTTAACACCCGTGCTCGCACCCATTGGTGTTAAGGAAGAGAATTGGCCAGCCACTGTAGGTATATTCACCGGCGTTTTTGCCAAAGAAGCTGTTGTGGGAACACTGGATGCTCTATACCAAGATGTAGCCGGAGAGAGCGCTGATGAGCAAGACGATTCTTCTCTATTAAACAGCACGGTAGAAGCCTTCGTATCTATTGGCAACAACTTACTGGACTTAAGTAATGCACTACTCGACCCAATAGGTTTAGGCAGTGTTAGCGATAGCGCTGATGAACAAGGTGTCTCAAATACCGGCCTAAGAGCGATGCAATCTCTATTCGAAACACATTTTGCTGCTTTTTGTTATTTGGTTTTGATTCTGCTTTACACGCCTTGTGTCGCGGTAATCGGAGCTATGCAGAGAGAGTCGGGGTGGTATTGGTCGAGTTTGGTTGTCGCCTGGTCGAGCTTTTTAGCCTATTGGACAGCCAGTTGCCTCTACCAGATTGGCACTTTTATGCAACATCCTAAGTTTTCCATCCCATGGTTACTTGGCGCTAGTGCAGCGATGTACTTAGCAGTTCTAGGTTTACGACGTTTAGGTGAAAAATCTTTAAGCAAGAACGAGAATATCATTGCATCTTCAAGATAG
- a CDS encoding TetR/AcrR family transcriptional regulator — MSDKRSKLETVATATVQQSGFHNLSFRTLGDEVGVKSSSVHYYFPEKSDLACTIIDKYSITFNELLQEIDQRETKLQGKVDAFIEIFEDVLKANKFCLCGMMAAEVITLDSRSRDLLQKYFHQVEDWLSNIFEKHKDQLNTQISPKSLSKIIVSGLEGAILIDRVENGIDRLRAQQELIRSFIV; from the coding sequence ATGTCTGATAAACGTTCAAAACTTGAAACTGTAGCAACGGCTACGGTACAACAATCTGGCTTTCACAATCTAAGCTTTCGCACACTTGGCGACGAAGTCGGTGTTAAATCATCAAGCGTACACTATTATTTTCCAGAAAAATCAGACCTTGCTTGCACTATTATTGATAAATATTCCATTACATTTAATGAATTATTGCAGGAGATTGATCAGCGCGAGACCAAATTACAGGGAAAAGTGGATGCTTTCATCGAGATATTCGAAGATGTTTTAAAGGCGAATAAGTTTTGTTTGTGTGGCATGATGGCGGCGGAAGTGATTACTCTAGATTCCCGTAGCAGAGATTTATTGCAAAAGTACTTCCATCAAGTGGAAGACTGGTTGAGTAATATTTTTGAGAAGCATAAAGATCAATTAAACACGCAGATAAGCCCTAAATCTCTTTCGAAAATTATAGTCTCTGGCTTAGAAGGCGCAATTCTTATTGATAGAGTCGAAAATGGGATAGATCGACTGCGGGCACAGCAAGAACTAATAAGAAGCTTTATTGTTTAG
- a CDS encoding glutathione S-transferase, which yields MKIYDFEGFPNPARIRIALAEKGAFDKVEFVSVDVPGGEHRKPEFLAKNPGASVPVLELDCGTTISECTAITEYIDQTFDGICLTGKDAKESAVVHMMQRRAEQGVLDAVGAYFHHATPGLGPDIETYQNAEWGNKQKERALDGMRYFDSVLANNEYVAGENFSMADITLFAGLAFADFVKMEVPAECTNLLAWKGRMASRPSIAG from the coding sequence ATGAAAATATATGATTTTGAGGGTTTCCCTAATCCTGCTCGTATTCGTATCGCATTAGCTGAGAAAGGCGCATTTGATAAAGTTGAATTTGTCTCTGTTGACGTTCCTGGCGGTGAGCATCGTAAGCCTGAGTTCTTGGCCAAAAACCCCGGCGCTTCTGTGCCTGTGCTTGAGCTTGATTGCGGCACAACTATTTCAGAATGTACTGCAATCACCGAGTATATTGATCAAACATTCGATGGTATCTGTCTTACAGGTAAAGATGCTAAAGAGAGTGCAGTTGTTCATATGATGCAGCGCCGTGCAGAGCAGGGAGTATTGGATGCTGTTGGAGCTTATTTCCACCATGCGACTCCTGGTTTGGGCCCAGATATTGAAACTTATCAAAATGCTGAATGGGGTAACAAGCAAAAGGAGAGAGCGCTCGATGGTATGCGTTACTTTGATTCAGTATTGGCAAACAATGAATACGTAGCTGGCGAAAATTTTTCAATGGCCGATATCACCTTGTTTGCGGGTTTAGCTTTTGCTGATTTTGTTAAAATGGAGGTTCCTGCTGAATGCACTAACCTTCTTGCTTGGAAAGGACGTATGGCAAGTCGACCAAGTATTGCAGGCTAA
- a CDS encoding 4'-phosphopantetheinyl transferase family protein, which translates to MFFITQEFHDWFNKNLSIYHCIFDRESFHDNLFETHNVVMPDRLAKSVLKRRSEYFAGRYCAIKTLKRFGIETSFIDTGENREPLWPQGLIGSISHCSNHAVAVIDRSSRFLGIGIDIEDKISAKTMHNVQEQILDERELQIISRNPEEKAILFTMAFSVKEAFFKAAYGSVRRYFGFDAVSIIELDRMANTVSFELNETLAEVLPKGMLVQGSFHILPNEQVVTCITLNH; encoded by the coding sequence ATGTTTTTTATCACTCAGGAATTTCATGATTGGTTCAATAAGAATTTGTCAATTTATCACTGTATTTTTGATAGAGAATCGTTTCACGACAATTTATTTGAAACGCATAATGTTGTTATGCCTGATCGACTCGCCAAGTCAGTACTGAAAAGACGATCAGAATATTTTGCTGGACGCTATTGTGCAATAAAAACGTTAAAACGTTTTGGTATTGAAACTTCTTTTATCGATACTGGTGAAAATCGTGAGCCACTATGGCCACAAGGCCTGATTGGCTCTATCTCTCATTGTAGTAATCATGCGGTGGCTGTTATCGATCGCTCTTCTAGATTTCTAGGAATTGGTATTGATATTGAGGATAAAATTAGCGCTAAAACTATGCATAATGTTCAAGAACAGATTTTAGATGAGCGGGAGTTGCAGATAATTAGTCGCAACCCGGAAGAGAAAGCCATATTATTTACTATGGCTTTCTCAGTTAAAGAGGCTTTTTTCAAAGCCGCTTACGGAAGCGTTAGACGCTATTTCGGCTTTGATGCTGTGTCAATTATTGAACTAGATCGAATGGCTAATACTGTCTCGTTTGAACTCAATGAAACTCTAGCGGAGGTTCTTCCCAAAGGAATGTTAGTCCAAGGAAGTTTCCATATCTTGCCAAATGAACAAGTTGTAACATGTATTACTCTTAATCACTGA
- a CDS encoding TRAP transporter substrate-binding protein gives MKIFLLTLILFISINHVYASQQIVWHLQSQAPEANPDYIAVQRFAKNIKTMTNGRLSIITIPGDSIERKSKGPGIYNAIKHNKVQMAVGWPNWWQGSDIAWNALQSGPYGFMNIDASMMWFFVGNGTKYANELTSKDGILWRPAWWAGMELGLITQKEIKGLDDLKGKSVRIGPGIPNETLRLAAPGIRTVTIPSADIKKAFESGRLHGVEWTVPSATIKMEFHHAKKMKADHIIAPAIWQPSVLGDFLINKSSFESLPKDIRAILETAMQAFALTTTLQGKVMDIQALEQFKREGVTISAWTEEDLKVWKQKSEIIYDKYSKQSKTFQRFFSDKMEFKKQFNDYYKIYGAYEDVSDNN, from the coding sequence ATGAAAATATTCTTGCTTACTCTGATATTATTCATATCTATAAACCACGTTTACGCTAGCCAACAGATTGTATGGCATCTCCAGTCTCAGGCTCCAGAAGCTAATCCCGATTATATTGCGGTACAGAGATTTGCAAAAAACATCAAAACTATGACGAATGGTCGCCTGTCTATCATCACTATTCCAGGTGATAGTATTGAACGTAAGTCGAAAGGCCCCGGTATTTATAATGCCATCAAACATAACAAAGTTCAGATGGCAGTGGGATGGCCTAATTGGTGGCAGGGCTCAGATATCGCGTGGAATGCCTTGCAATCTGGCCCTTATGGATTTATGAATATTGATGCTTCTATGATGTGGTTTTTTGTAGGTAACGGCACTAAATACGCCAACGAATTGACAAGCAAAGATGGCATACTTTGGCGACCTGCTTGGTGGGCAGGCATGGAACTTGGTTTAATTACCCAAAAAGAAATTAAAGGTCTAGATGACTTAAAAGGTAAATCTGTGCGGATTGGTCCTGGTATTCCTAATGAGACTTTGCGACTAGCCGCTCCTGGGATTAGGACAGTTACTATTCCTAGTGCTGATATTAAAAAAGCCTTTGAATCGGGTAGGTTGCACGGTGTTGAATGGACGGTGCCCAGTGCAACCATAAAGATGGAGTTTCATCACGCAAAAAAAATGAAAGCTGACCATATCATTGCCCCAGCAATATGGCAGCCTTCTGTTCTCGGTGATTTCCTAATAAATAAGTCTTCTTTTGAAAGTCTTCCTAAAGATATACGGGCCATCCTAGAAACAGCCATGCAAGCTTTTGCATTAACTACGACTTTGCAAGGAAAGGTAATGGACATACAAGCGCTAGAGCAATTTAAAAGGGAAGGTGTGACGATTAGCGCATGGACTGAAGAAGATTTAAAAGTATGGAAGCAAAAGTCAGAAATTATTTATGATAAATACAGTAAACAAAGTAAAACATTTCAACGTTTTTTTTCTGATAAAATGGAGTTTAAAAAACAATTTAATGACTATTATAAAATATATGGCGCCTATGAGGACGTCAGCGATAATAATTAA
- a CDS encoding EAL domain-containing protein — protein MNENIGIRLLRHVFGWYFVIALLVTSVQLISEYLNVKKSIFNELSNLGETLENSLAQSIWNFDVDQMEATLQGVKKISIVTGIKVTDTEGNLFTVDGNIVNDDILISFTEHQGDFGQGNVYEISYKEDTQTKTIFQYKFPIKDNFSSDKNAVIGYCYIYSHHSSIISRVKYGFFIIIINSLIKTFALWLIFLFFIKRIISEPLDLLNQATQRLIPNEAGKIEEEHKLERIYHSGFNDEIHSLTDSFLKMKNAIIDKINIIEKQNLTLEQRVLERTSTIEKINKELKHLSLHDPLTGLPNRNLFHDRIEHLLHSAQREEFCFAVASIDLRKFKEINDTFGHQAGDAVLKELSRRMNQSMRDADTIARMGGDEFAMLLQNIDKTSIEHVGKRIVNCAYDPIAYESESIFSGINVGVAIYPDHGNDASSLFRNADMAMYQAKKNEDGFALYNTQVNYEIHRREIISKDLEHAIHNNQLIIYYQPIIVSSTREVKGIEALLRWNHPDLGFIPPDEFIAIAERSSLIKTITEWVMKQSLKDAEKLKAQGYELKISINLSGRLLNDVNFFEKLGDILNQYSFPRENITLELTESCTTKNPQQTIDALKKIKPLGVKLSMDDFGTGYSSFSYLVRLPIDELKIDRSFLRDFNDNGGIVIEAIILLSHRLGLTVVAEGIEDENVLRIVESYGCDYIQGYYFSRPIGFDQLVVWLDNFNSSAEAI, from the coding sequence TTGAATGAAAATATAGGAATTCGTCTATTACGCCATGTATTTGGGTGGTACTTTGTCATTGCTTTACTTGTAACGAGTGTACAATTGATCTCTGAATATTTGAATGTAAAAAAAAGCATATTCAATGAACTATCTAATCTTGGTGAAACACTCGAAAACAGTTTGGCTCAGTCTATATGGAATTTTGATGTTGATCAGATGGAAGCCACCCTACAAGGTGTAAAAAAAATCAGCATAGTCACAGGAATAAAAGTAACAGATACAGAAGGCAATCTATTTACTGTCGATGGCAATATCGTTAACGATGATATTCTAATATCTTTTACCGAACATCAAGGTGATTTTGGGCAAGGAAATGTTTATGAAATAAGTTATAAAGAAGACACGCAGACAAAGACAATATTTCAATATAAGTTTCCTATTAAAGATAATTTTAGTTCAGATAAAAACGCAGTTATAGGTTATTGTTATATTTACTCTCATCATTCTTCTATTATCTCACGTGTAAAATATGGTTTTTTCATCATCATTATCAATTCGTTGATAAAAACTTTTGCATTGTGGTTGATATTCTTGTTTTTCATCAAGCGAATTATATCTGAGCCACTTGACCTACTTAATCAAGCCACCCAGAGATTGATACCGAACGAAGCGGGAAAAATAGAAGAAGAGCATAAACTAGAGAGAATTTATCACTCTGGATTTAACGACGAGATCCACAGTTTGACCGATAGCTTTTTAAAAATGAAAAATGCTATTATCGATAAGATAAATATTATTGAAAAGCAAAATCTGACGCTGGAACAGAGAGTTTTAGAAAGAACATCAACAATAGAAAAAATAAACAAAGAACTCAAGCATCTCTCTTTACATGACCCTTTGACTGGCCTTCCAAATCGAAACCTTTTTCATGATCGTATTGAACACCTTCTTCACTCCGCCCAAAGAGAAGAATTTTGCTTCGCAGTCGCCAGCATTGACTTACGGAAATTTAAAGAGATTAACGACACCTTTGGTCATCAAGCTGGCGATGCAGTATTAAAGGAATTATCTCGAAGAATGAACCAATCAATGCGTGATGCCGACACCATAGCTCGTATGGGGGGCGATGAGTTTGCGATGTTGCTGCAAAATATTGACAAAACTTCGATTGAACATGTTGGCAAAAGAATTGTGAATTGCGCTTACGACCCCATAGCATACGAAAGCGAAAGTATATTTTCTGGCATTAATGTGGGTGTTGCTATATATCCAGATCATGGAAATGATGCTAGCTCATTATTTCGAAATGCAGATATGGCAATGTATCAAGCCAAAAAAAATGAAGATGGTTTTGCCCTTTATAATACACAAGTAAACTATGAGATACACCGGCGAGAAATAATCTCGAAAGATCTAGAACATGCTATTCATAACAATCAGTTAATTATATATTATCAACCTATCATCGTGAGCTCTACGCGAGAAGTCAAGGGTATTGAGGCCTTATTGAGGTGGAACCATCCAGATCTGGGGTTTATACCTCCTGATGAATTTATTGCTATTGCAGAACGATCGTCTTTAATTAAAACAATTACCGAATGGGTAATGAAACAAAGTCTAAAAGACGCTGAAAAGCTTAAGGCACAGGGATACGAGCTTAAAATATCCATCAATTTATCTGGTCGCCTGCTCAATGATGTGAATTTCTTCGAGAAATTAGGCGACATCCTAAATCAATACAGCTTCCCCAGAGAAAATATTACACTAGAACTGACAGAATCATGTACAACAAAAAACCCTCAACAAACTATCGATGCCCTGAAAAAAATTAAACCTTTAGGTGTCAAGCTTTCAATGGACGATTTTGGCACCGGTTATTCTTCTTTTTCTTATCTAGTTCGATTACCAATCGATGAGTTAAAAATTGATCGAAGCTTCTTACGCGACTTCAATGATAACGGCGGGATAGTAATAGAAGCAATTATTTTGCTCTCACATCGCTTAGGACTAACCGTTGTGGCCGAAGGTATAGAGGATGAAAATGTTTTACGTATCGTGGAAAGCTACGGTTGCGATTATATACAAGGATACTATTTTTCTCGGCCAATTGGCTTTGACCAATTAGTAGTATGGCTCGATAACTTTAATTCTAGCGCCGAAGCCATCTGA
- a CDS encoding MBL fold metallo-hydrolase — MQISQILFTKFLSRTKIILYAAVLYILPISVNAAHQCDPVSLAVLGSGGPELDDGRNSSGFAILLEDKARVLVDTGMGTSREFERMSLKFNDVQAVLITHLHVDHVNDLPVYVKGSFFTGRAEDLQLFGPWGNEHLPSMESYIKQILDKKDGLYPYLHRHLPEYEAPYSYNFRTQSAPAEKSQNFTVNKNLIVSSLPTSHGALPSVAWKVNIGGCHLAFMGDSGSKARDAIAKFVKDVDLLVLNMPIEVGAPEPVQALHMVPEDLAVIAKNSKAKKVVLAHFMKRSLKNLSANADIVSKAIKSTALLAKDGDKIPVK, encoded by the coding sequence ATGCAAATATCGCAAATACTTTTCACGAAGTTTCTGTCTCGAACTAAAATTATCCTTTATGCTGCAGTGCTTTATATTCTTCCGATTTCGGTTAATGCCGCTCATCAATGTGATCCAGTATCTTTAGCTGTTTTAGGTAGTGGTGGCCCGGAACTGGACGACGGCCGCAATAGCTCTGGCTTTGCTATTTTATTGGAAGATAAGGCGCGAGTGTTGGTTGATACAGGAATGGGAACCAGTCGCGAGTTTGAACGAATGTCTCTTAAGTTTAATGATGTTCAGGCGGTTCTTATCACTCATTTACATGTGGATCATGTCAACGATCTTCCGGTATATGTAAAAGGCTCATTTTTTACTGGCCGTGCAGAAGATCTTCAGCTATTTGGTCCGTGGGGCAACGAGCATCTGCCGAGTATGGAAAGCTACATTAAGCAAATACTCGATAAAAAAGATGGCCTCTATCCGTATTTACATCGCCACCTCCCAGAATATGAAGCACCTTATAGTTATAACTTTCGCACGCAGTCTGCACCCGCTGAGAAAAGCCAAAATTTTACGGTAAACAAAAATTTAATAGTATCCAGTCTACCTACAAGTCATGGCGCTTTGCCATCTGTGGCGTGGAAGGTGAATATCGGAGGTTGTCACCTTGCTTTTATGGGGGATAGTGGTTCAAAAGCCCGCGATGCAATTGCTAAGTTTGTTAAAGACGTGGATCTACTTGTACTTAATATGCCAATTGAAGTAGGTGCTCCAGAGCCTGTGCAGGCTCTGCATATGGTACCCGAGGATTTAGCAGTAATTGCCAAAAACTCAAAGGCTAAAAAAGTAGTGCTGGCTCATTTTATGAAACGCAGTCTTAAAAATCTTAGTGCAAATGCTGATATAGTAAGTAAAGCTATTAAAAGCACTGCTTTATTGGCAAAAGACGGTGATAAAATACCCGTAAAGTAA
- a CDS encoding vWA domain-containing protein yields MLINFFYGLKQAKLPVSIKEHLILLEALDAGLGFGSVDDFYLLSRTVLIKDEKYFDRFDKAFSAYFDGLASIEDIIDTIIPDDWVKSEFLKSLTEEEKNKIESLGGLEKLIETFKQRLEEQQKKHKGGSKWIGTGGTSPFGNDGYHPEGIRVGGKSRNKKAVKVWEKRQFKNLDDSVELGTRNIKMALRKLRKFARTGAADELDLSDTISSTAKNAGLLDIKMVPERHNAVKVLLFFDVGGSMDPYVSICEELFSACRSEFKHLEYFYFHNFIYENVWKNNARRTTEMTPMMDILHKYSKDYRVIFVGDASMSPYEILSPYGSVEYMNEEPGALWMERLTDTFNKVVWLNPTRFSAWEYTQSIDITRKLLKDHMYPLTIDGIDQMIKYLSK; encoded by the coding sequence ATGTTAATTAATTTCTTCTATGGACTTAAACAAGCGAAATTACCCGTTTCTATAAAAGAGCATCTTATACTATTGGAAGCTTTAGATGCCGGCCTGGGGTTTGGCTCGGTCGATGATTTTTACCTATTATCTCGCACTGTGCTGATTAAGGATGAAAAATATTTTGATCGTTTTGATAAGGCTTTTAGTGCATATTTTGATGGTCTTGCCAGTATTGAAGATATCATAGATACAATAATCCCTGACGATTGGGTTAAGTCTGAATTTTTAAAGTCCTTAACGGAAGAAGAAAAAAATAAGATTGAATCTTTAGGTGGCTTAGAAAAACTAATAGAAACCTTTAAACAGCGTCTAGAGGAGCAACAAAAAAAACATAAAGGCGGTAGCAAGTGGATCGGCACCGGCGGTACATCGCCTTTTGGCAATGACGGCTATCATCCTGAAGGGATTCGAGTCGGGGGCAAAAGCCGTAACAAAAAAGCCGTAAAAGTTTGGGAAAAAAGACAATTCAAAAATCTAGATGATAGTGTCGAGTTAGGTACCCGTAATATTAAAATGGCATTACGCAAATTGCGAAAATTCGCCAGAACGGGGGCTGCTGATGAGTTGGATTTATCCGATACAATCTCTTCTACTGCTAAAAATGCAGGTCTGCTTGATATTAAAATGGTGCCTGAGAGGCATAACGCAGTAAAGGTTTTGCTGTTTTTTGATGTAGGTGGTTCGATGGACCCTTACGTAAGTATTTGCGAAGAATTATTTTCGGCCTGTCGCAGTGAGTTTAAACACTTAGAGTATTTTTATTTTCATAATTTTATCTATGAAAATGTGTGGAAAAATAATGCTCGCCGTACCACGGAAATGACACCGATGATGGACATCCTACATAAATACAGTAAAGATTATCGCGTTATTTTTGTTGGCGATGCTTCAATGTCTCCTTATGAAATTCTCAGCCCTTACGGCTCAGTTGAATATATGAATGAAGAACCGGGCGCGCTATGGATGGAGCGTTTAACAGACACTTTTAATAAAGTTGTGTGGCTAAATCCAACACGTTTTAGTGCATGGGAGTACACGCAGTCTATTGATATCACTCGTAAACTTTTAAAAGATCATATGTATCCTCTCACCATAGATGGTATAGATCAAATGATTAAATATTTGAGTAAGTGA
- a CDS encoding AAA family ATPase, whose product MKFNSTERYVATDELRMAVDAAVTLQRPLLIKGEPGTGKTMLAEEVAESLGKPLIQWHIKSTTKAQQGLYEYDAVSRLRDSQLGNDDVHDINNYIKQGKLWQAFTAPEQVVLLIDEVDKADIEFPNDLLVELDKMEFFVYETGETVKAKHRPIVIITSNNEKELPDAFLRRCFFHYINFPDRETMTQIVNVHFPKIKSTLVKEALDIFFDVRNVPGLKKKPSTSELVDWLKLLLADDIPDDVLTNRDPSKAIPPLYGALLKNEQDVHMLERLAFMLRREKR is encoded by the coding sequence ATGAAATTTAATAGCACTGAACGGTATGTGGCGACGGACGAATTGCGAATGGCGGTAGACGCTGCTGTAACATTGCAACGCCCACTGTTAATTAAAGGTGAGCCAGGAACGGGTAAAACCATGCTGGCTGAAGAGGTAGCAGAAAGCTTAGGCAAACCTCTTATCCAGTGGCATATTAAGTCTACTACCAAAGCCCAACAGGGGTTATATGAATACGATGCCGTGTCTCGCCTTCGAGACTCTCAACTGGGTAATGATGATGTCCACGATATTAATAATTACATAAAACAAGGTAAGTTATGGCAAGCTTTTACTGCACCTGAACAAGTAGTTTTATTAATTGATGAAGTCGACAAAGCGGATATTGAATTTCCTAACGACTTACTGGTTGAGTTGGATAAAATGGAATTTTTTGTCTACGAAACCGGCGAAACAGTAAAAGCTAAACATCGTCCTATTGTTATTATTACCAGTAACAATGAAAAAGAATTGCCCGATGCATTTTTACGCCGTTGTTTTTTTCATTATATCAACTTTCCTGATCGTGAAACCATGACGCAAATTGTTAATGTGCATTTTCCTAAGATAAAATCGACCTTGGTGAAGGAAGCTCTCGATATATTTTTTGATGTGCGCAATGTTCCAGGGTTAAAGAAAAAGCCCTCCACTTCAGAACTGGTCGATTGGCTCAAATTGCTGCTGGCGGATGATATTCCCGATGATGTACTGACCAACCGTGATCCCAGTAAAGCGATACCGCCGCTATATGGTGCTTTGCTTAAAAATGAGCAGGATGTTCACATGTTAGAGCGCCTAGCTTTTATGTTGCGCCGTGAAAAGCGTTAA